The Mytilus galloprovincialis chromosome 11, xbMytGall1.hap1.1, whole genome shotgun sequence genome contains the following window.
GTTTTTTTTGCAGTTGTGACTTTTTTACATCTGGCTCTTTATTCCTTAAATTAGCTAACAAATATTAGTTGGTTCACTTAATTTACCTCTAAAGTCTCAATTATGTTGCTCAATCCTGAAATATTCATTTCTGATTCTTCACTGTTACTTTTCTCATATAAATTTTCCATTTCTGATTCTTCACTGTTACTTTTCTCATATAAATTTTCCATTTCTGATTCTTCACTGTTACTTTTCTCATATAAATTTTCCATTTCTGATTCTTCACTGTTACTTTCCTCATATAAATTTTCCATTTCTGAGTCCCCATCTTCTGATGAACTGGATGTATTGTTTATTTCCTTTCTACCACCTCTTGTCCTTACATGATGCCCTCTATTTGTGCCTCTAGCTCCCCTTCCACCACCCCTAGTTCTCACACCATGATGCCCTCTATCTGTGCCTCTAGCTCCCCTTCCACGACCCCTAGTTCTCACACCAAGTGCTGCTCTATCTGTGCCTCTAGCTCCCCTTCCACCACCCCTAGTTCTCACACCATGTGCTGCTCTGTCTGTGCCTCTAGCTCCCCTTCCACCACCTCTTGTCCTCATATGGTGTGCTCTGTTGGTGCCTCTAGCTCCCCTTCCACCACCTCTAGTTCTCACACCATGTGCTCTGCCATTGCCATTGCCTCTGGCTCCCCTTCCACCACCTCTTACTCTTCTTATTCTTTCGTTTGGATTTTGAATTTGTATTTCACTGAAGGCATCAATATACTCAGCATTTTCACATTCACCAGGATCAATGGATTTGCATTGTGCACAGAAGCAGCTCAGGTGTCGGGCTAGAATTTGCCGTGGTTGTTCTTGAGATCTGACACAGTGAAGACTTCTTGTTCCAGTAATTGTGCTGGAAATCCTGTTTGGACGATTTCGTTCTATGTCACTGGACGGGACATAAAATATTGTCCTTTTTCTATGTGTGTGTCCATCAGCCCCATCATCCCTTGTCAGTGTTTCTTTTGCAAAGGAAGCCAACTGTTCGGCATTATTTATCACTTCCATTCTTGAGTTGACAGCTCTCCTTGCAGCACTTTTTACTACTGCTCCTGCTCCATCACTTGGACCCTTCCCATGTCGAGAACCATAGAAATTCCTCTCTGTCACAAATCCAAAGTCTTGCATAGAATAAGAAATATCGCAAAAAGGAAGACACGACTTGTACTGTCCAGCACATCCATCACAAAATTGAACTTGTTTTATGATATCAAGGGATCTGGTTTCTTTAAGATGCATATTTGCTTTTTTGATGAAGCAGTTAACTGCATGATTGTCATGTTTCAGATCATTTGAAATGAATATTAATGTTTCTTGGACATGGTCCTTGAGTTCACATCCCTCTATGATGCAATTATAATAGCTTATAATTGGGTGCAAAGTGGCTTGGTTGTGTCCCCAGTGTGCTGTCTGGATCTCCATTTGAGATATGCATGAATAATTTTCGGCAAAATCAAGATTCAATACAACCCATTTTTGAGGTATGTTGTTGATAAGTTCCGTAAATTTCAATTGTTGCCATCTTGCAATAAACAAATGATTGGCCAGCGTTTCAATATGAGTTGCCAACTTGATGACCATGGAGTTCAAGGGCTCTTTTTTCTTGACCATCATTACACGGACTGTTTTGTTGCCCTTTTTGTTTAAATCCCCATCTTGCTTCTCCCAAATAGTATATTGTATCATCTCATGTCCATGGTTTGTTAAAAGAGGTTCAAGATAAGCAACAAGATGATCTGCGTTACAAATATTACATTTTCTTTCAATGCATTTCCTTTTGTGGAATTGACTGCCTTCTTTGTCACAGAGTGTAATTTTAACTGCATGATATCTATCATTAATTTTGCAATCAGTAATATCTACTTTATTTGCAAAGTCATTTAAAGCTCTAATTTTTAAATCCACATTTGTGCAATATTCACAAAGGCAACTATACCATGGCTGTTTTGTACAGGTTTTAATGTTTGGAGGTACTTTTCTGGCAAATGTAGAAAATCCTAAACTACCTCCCGCCTCTTTATAATCGGAATAAACTGATTTCAACGGCCTGTCGAGAATTTTTATGCTTCCCTCCGGTTCCTTCCTTTTGACAGATTTCCTGTCTGGGACAGGAGTACTTATATCCTGAAAGAAATTACTCACATGCATCTCTGTATTTGGATTAATTCTAGACTTTCTTGGTTCGTCAGTGATTCTACTCAGACTAGACTGGCTAACCCCAAGGTTTAAAGCTGTTGTTTTCAATAGCTGATACTTTTTCATTACCTTTAATCCAGGAAGAAGtgatttttttatctttgtattcTGAAGTTTCTCCTtcattatttcaataatttttctATTGCATTTATCGTTTTTCGTTGCAATTAATCCCTTTTCCTCTAGAGCTCGTCTCTTATTTGGTGATGCTTTCATTATGTACTGTAATGTGTCAGCAAATTTTGCTGGTAGTTTTGGCAGTTTTGTTCTTTGTGCAGCTTTTCTCACTGCACTGTGAGACATACAGCCAGGAGTTGTCACTTCTTCATTTTGAGGTTTTTCTTCACATTCAGTTTGTTCTTcatctgtttttttattattgagaTAAATTCtgtctttctctttttttcttctgattttttgaGATGATCTTTTTGATCTACTTTCTTGTTGCTTTATTCTCCAATATGTTCTCTGTCGGTCTTGTGCCTTTCTTGTCAAAATTTTTCTAGGTGTCTTTTTCAGGTTTTCTTGAGCTACAATAAAACAGGAAAATTTATTTCAGTCATATTGCATATCAAAGACAATAGGCTGTAGATAGTGTTTAGACAAAATGGTTAAGCTTAAATTATATATGAGGTCTGCAATAAAGCCTAATAAATGAGCATTTGCCAAAAAAAGGTGCAAACATACCAaattgacattcaaactcataggtcAAATTAATACAACAGGTTGTGTACTGCAACTGTGTCAAGGTTCATCAGCATCTGTTAATTTGTTTAGAAGGAGTTGCACTTACAAGAAATATGAACAGACAGACAGGGTTATTCCTATATCCCAcaccaccccccaaaaaaaatttgTGGGGGTATAAAAAGACCAATAGAATGGAGGTTATTATCTAAAGAAAATTTCTTAATAAAACCTTTTTAATATTA
Protein-coding sequences here:
- the LOC143051584 gene encoding uncharacterized protein LOC143051584 isoform X1 produces the protein MCLDNHDNVLIYFFKYFQSEFFKRKLRPLAAIKKIKNTVLSAAERSQRWRDNLKFSDKNYAEFKKNDALRKRLSRKKPLNEEQKERMRRSNAERQRKFREKRKNLPSLAQENLKKTPRKILTRKAQDRQRTYWRIKQQESRSKRSSQKIRRKKEKDRIYLNNKKTDEEQTECEEKPQNEEVTTPGCMSHSAVRKAAQRTKLPKLPAKFADTLQYIMKASPNKRRALEEKGLIATKNDKCNRKIIEIMKEKLQNTKIKKSLLPGLKVMKKYQLLKTTALNLGVSQSSLSRITDEPRKSRINPNTEMHVSNFFQDISTPVPDRKSVKRKEPEGSIKILDRPLKSVYSDYKEAGGSLGFSTFARKVPPNIKTCTKQPWYSCLCEYCTNVDLKIRALNDFANKVDITDCKINDRYHAVKITLCDKEGSQFHKRKCIERKCNICNADHLVAYLEPLLTNHGHEMIQYTIWEKQDGDLNKKGNKTVRVMMVKKKEPLNSMVIKLATHIETLANHLFIARWQQLKFTELINNIPQKWVVLNLDFAENYSCISQMEIQTAHWGHNQATLHPIISYYNCIIEGCELKDHVQETLIFISNDLKHDNHAVNCFIKKANMHLKETRSLDIIKQVQFCDGCAGQYKSCLPFCDISYSMQDFGFVTERNFYGSRHGKGPSDGAGAVVKSAARRAVNSRMEVINNAEQLASFAKETLTRDDGADGHTHRKRTIFYVPSSDIERNRPNRISSTITGTRSLHCVRSQEQPRQILARHLSCFCAQCKSIDPGECENAEYIDAFSEIQIQNPNERIRRVRGGGRGARGNGNGRAHGVRTRGGGRGARGTNRAHHMRTRGGGRGARGTDRAAHGVRTRGGGRGARGTDRAALGVRTRGRGRGARGTDRGHHGVRTRGGGRGARGTNRGHHVRTRGGRKEINNTSSSSEDGDSEMENLYEESNSEESEMENLYEKSNSEESEMENLYEKSNSEESEMENLYEKSNSEESEMNISGLSNIIETLEVEGMAKSPVYAYNFGSVLFGLTINESTGQMMTRQTDEMLTTDEMLTTDEMLTTDEMLTTDEMLTTDEMLTTDDMTSQTYEMTSQTDEMTSHTDELTSHTDEMLTTDGMMTTDELASQTDEMTSHTDELTRQTDEMTSQTDEMTRQTDEMTSHTDELTRQTDEMTSHTDELTRQTDEMTSQTDEMTRQTDEMTSHTDELTRQTDEMTSHTDEMTSHTDELTRQTDEMTSHTDELASHTDELASQTDDMMTTDELTSHTDEMTSHTDEMTRQTDEMTSHTDEMTSHTDELASQTDELASHTDELASQTDEMMTKDELTSHTDEMTSHTDELTRQTDEMKSHTDEMTSHTDEMTSHTDELASHTDELASQTDEMMTTDELTRQADEMTRQADELTRQTDEMTRHADELTTTDEMTRQADEMTRQTDEMTRQADELTRQADDMTSEKKILKYISGHIFHIIIMFLAKIIGVCRKHSIPVLQMM
- the LOC143051584 gene encoding uncharacterized protein LOC143051584 isoform X2 is translated as MESEFFKRKLRPLAAIKKIKNTVLSAAERSQRWRDNLKFSDKNYAEFKKNDALRKRLSRKKPLNEEQKERMRRSNAERQRKFREKRKNLPSLAQENLKKTPRKILTRKAQDRQRTYWRIKQQESRSKRSSQKIRRKKEKDRIYLNNKKTDEEQTECEEKPQNEEVTTPGCMSHSAVRKAAQRTKLPKLPAKFADTLQYIMKASPNKRRALEEKGLIATKNDKCNRKIIEIMKEKLQNTKIKKSLLPGLKVMKKYQLLKTTALNLGVSQSSLSRITDEPRKSRINPNTEMHVSNFFQDISTPVPDRKSVKRKEPEGSIKILDRPLKSVYSDYKEAGGSLGFSTFARKVPPNIKTCTKQPWYSCLCEYCTNVDLKIRALNDFANKVDITDCKINDRYHAVKITLCDKEGSQFHKRKCIERKCNICNADHLVAYLEPLLTNHGHEMIQYTIWEKQDGDLNKKGNKTVRVMMVKKKEPLNSMVIKLATHIETLANHLFIARWQQLKFTELINNIPQKWVVLNLDFAENYSCISQMEIQTAHWGHNQATLHPIISYYNCIIEGCELKDHVQETLIFISNDLKHDNHAVNCFIKKANMHLKETRSLDIIKQVQFCDGCAGQYKSCLPFCDISYSMQDFGFVTERNFYGSRHGKGPSDGAGAVVKSAARRAVNSRMEVINNAEQLASFAKETLTRDDGADGHTHRKRTIFYVPSSDIERNRPNRISSTITGTRSLHCVRSQEQPRQILARHLSCFCAQCKSIDPGECENAEYIDAFSEIQIQNPNERIRRVRGGGRGARGNGNGRAHGVRTRGGGRGARGTNRAHHMRTRGGGRGARGTDRAAHGVRTRGGGRGARGTDRAALGVRTRGRGRGARGTDRGHHGVRTRGGGRGARGTNRGHHVRTRGGRKEINNTSSSSEDGDSEMENLYEESNSEESEMENLYEKSNSEESEMENLYEKSNSEESEMENLYEKSNSEESEMNISGLSNIIETLEVEGMAKSPVYAYNFGSVLFGLTINESTGQMMTRQTDEMLTTDEMLTTDEMLTTDEMLTTDEMLTTDEMLTTDDMTSQTYEMTSQTDEMTSHTDELTSHTDEMLTTDGMMTTDELASQTDEMTSHTDELTRQTDEMTSQTDEMTRQTDEMTSHTDELTRQTDEMTSHTDELTRQTDEMTSQTDEMTRQTDEMTSHTDELTRQTDEMTSHTDEMTSHTDELTRQTDEMTSHTDELASHTDELASQTDDMMTTDELTSHTDEMTSHTDEMTRQTDEMTSHTDEMTSHTDELASQTDELASHTDELASQTDEMMTKDELTSHTDEMTSHTDELTRQTDEMKSHTDEMTSHTDEMTSHTDELASHTDELASQTDEMMTTDELTRQADEMTRQADELTRQTDEMTRHADELTTTDEMTRQADEMTRQTDEMTRQADELTRQADDMTSEKKILKYISGHIFHIIIMFLAKIIGVCRKHSIPVLQMM